A stretch of Blautia liquoris DNA encodes these proteins:
- a CDS encoding TetR/AcrR family transcriptional regulator, translated as MEKKHIMRTTAEETRRNKELIINTGIQIFLKKGYDAANMRDIAEAAGISRGPLYYHFESKSVLYLACVKAYSERSLIEYRRIFSQDKHILELLREDLYYCTRNIAPNSEHPIFTTSKEDSLKEDSLKEANQIFKTYRKRVYEMKVDSIARAIQKGELKKEADPYHMVNMMFIFYEGLYNLIEKTDFITSKMQVSQTIESLITLFKQEYCI; from the coding sequence ATGGAGAAAAAACACATTATGAGGACAACGGCGGAAGAGACGCGCAGAAACAAAGAATTGATTATAAATACAGGAATTCAGATATTTTTAAAAAAAGGATATGATGCTGCAAACATGAGGGACATTGCAGAAGCTGCAGGGATTTCACGCGGTCCCTTATATTATCACTTTGAGAGCAAATCAGTATTATATCTTGCATGTGTGAAAGCATATTCAGAAAGGAGTCTGATTGAGTATCGGAGAATATTCAGCCAGGATAAACATATTCTAGAACTATTACGGGAAGATCTTTACTATTGTACGCGAAATATAGCCCCGAATTCAGAACATCCAATCTTTACGACTTCCAAAGAAGACAGTCTAAAAGAGGATAGCCTAAAAGAGGCGAACCAGATTTTTAAAACATATCGGAAGCGTGTCTATGAAATGAAAGTGGACAGCATCGCAAGAGCCATTCAAAAAGGAGAACTTAAAAAGGAGGCAGATCCGTATCATATGGTGAATATGATGTTTATCTTTTATGAGGGGCTCTACAACCTAATTGAAAAAACAGATTTTATCACTTCTAAAATGCAAGTTAGTCAGACAATTGAATCACTTATTACACTTTTTAAACAGGAATATTGTATATAG
- a CDS encoding GNAT family N-acetyltransferase → MTNEMIIQIAMEQSAIDSNCKVEDFKQCQNVVTVSKENVNARRYLKLPHICDLISYGNNIVATVDEKYMATVSDYINTYAVEHCFETPNMHILNDAFQKDGYRVCFMAEYFLPDVEDLVALPCKYETKVLFAEDFKDLYKAEWSNALCEDRKELDVLGVGAYEKGRLIGLAACSADCDTMWQIGVDVLPEYRKQGIASALTSRLAIEIINRGKVPFYCCAWSNIKSARNAIRSGFKPAWVQMTVKSSEMVASMNKQ, encoded by the coding sequence ATGACAAATGAAATGATTATTCAGATTGCTATGGAACAATCTGCTATAGACTCAAATTGCAAGGTGGAAGATTTTAAACAGTGTCAAAATGTTGTCACGGTATCGAAAGAAAATGTTAATGCACGAAGATACTTAAAACTTCCACATATTTGTGACTTGATTTCATATGGAAATAATATAGTTGCAACGGTAGATGAAAAGTATATGGCTACTGTTTCAGATTATATCAATACATATGCAGTAGAACATTGTTTTGAAACACCTAATATGCATATCCTTAATGATGCATTTCAAAAAGATGGCTATAGAGTTTGTTTTATGGCGGAATATTTTCTTCCTGATGTTGAAGATTTAGTAGCATTGCCATGTAAGTATGAAACTAAAGTTCTTTTTGCAGAGGATTTTAAGGATTTATACAAGGCAGAATGGAGTAATGCCCTTTGCGAAGACAGAAAGGAACTTGATGTACTTGGAGTCGGTGCGTATGAGAAAGGAAGATTGATTGGATTAGCGGCATGTTCTGCTGATTGTGATACTATGTGGCAAATTGGTGTAGATGTGCTACCTGAGTATCGCAAACAAGGAATTGCATCAGCACTTACGAGTAGATTGGCTATCGAAATTATTAACCGCGGAAAGGTACCATTTTATTGTTGTGCATGGTCAAATATAAAATCAGCCAGAAACGCGATTAGGAGCGGATTTAAACCCGCTTGGGTTCAAATGACTGTGAAATCATCAGAGATGGTCGCATCTATGAACAAACAATAA
- the guaA gene encoding glutamine-hydrolyzing GMP synthase has translation MKEDRIIILDLGSTKNTDLARAVRKLGVYSEIHPFDITVEELKNMDHVRGIILNGGENRIVEGKAVDVDSAIYNCGVPMISVDHPTAKCRQQFDEMPSDEKLKQFVFGDCKAEANWNMRNFISEQVESLREEIGDKKVLLALSGGVDSSVVAALLIKAIGQQLVCVHVNHGLMRKGESESVVEVFQKQLHANLVYVDASERFLSKLEGVSDPENKRKIIGNEFIRVFDEEAMKLDGIHYLGQGTIYPDIIESGTKTAKMVKSHHNVGGLPKDMQFELVEPLKQLFKDEVRACGTELGLPDYMVNRQPFPGPGLGVRCLGAITRDRLEAVRESDAILRDEFEKAGLDRRVWQYFTVVPDFKSVGMKNHARSFDYMVIIRAINTVDAMTATIEKVDWDVLETITSRILDEVDNVNRVCFDMSPKPPATIEFE, from the coding sequence GTGAAAGAAGACAGAATTATCATATTAGATTTGGGAAGCACAAAAAACACAGATTTGGCAAGGGCAGTTCGAAAACTGGGAGTTTACAGTGAGATTCATCCTTTTGATATCACGGTAGAGGAGTTGAAGAACATGGATCATGTCAGAGGTATTATATTAAATGGCGGTGAAAACCGGATTGTGGAAGGAAAAGCTGTGGATGTGGATTCTGCGATCTATAATTGTGGCGTTCCTATGATTTCGGTGGATCATCCAACGGCAAAATGTAGGCAGCAGTTTGATGAGATGCCATCAGATGAAAAATTGAAACAGTTTGTATTTGGCGACTGTAAAGCAGAGGCAAACTGGAATATGAGAAACTTTATCAGTGAACAGGTAGAAAGCCTAAGAGAGGAGATCGGGGACAAGAAGGTACTTCTCGCGTTATCCGGCGGCGTGGATTCCTCTGTGGTTGCCGCTTTGCTCATAAAGGCAATCGGACAGCAGCTGGTCTGTGTACATGTAAATCATGGTCTGATGCGGAAAGGTGAATCTGAAAGCGTTGTTGAGGTATTCCAGAAACAACTCCATGCAAATCTTGTCTATGTGGACGCTTCTGAACGCTTTCTTAGTAAGCTGGAAGGCGTCTCGGATCCGGAGAATAAGAGAAAGATTATTGGAAATGAATTCATACGTGTCTTCGACGAGGAGGCAATGAAGCTTGACGGCATTCATTACCTGGGACAGGGGACCATTTATCCAGATATTATCGAGAGCGGAACAAAGACGGCAAAGATGGTGAAATCCCATCATAACGTCGGGGGACTGCCCAAGGATATGCAGTTTGAACTGGTGGAGCCTTTAAAACAGTTATTCAAAGACGAGGTTCGGGCATGTGGAACAGAGCTTGGACTGCCAGATTACATGGTCAATCGTCAGCCATTTCCGGGACCGGGGCTTGGAGTTAGATGCCTTGGCGCTATTACAAGAGACCGCCTGGAGGCTGTGCGTGAATCCGATGCGATCTTACGGGATGAATTCGAAAAAGCGGGGCTGGACAGACGAGTATGGCAGTATTTTACCGTGGTTCCTGATTTTAAGTCCGTCGGTATGAAAAATCATGCCCGCAGTTTTGACTATATGGTTATCATCCGCGCAATCAACACTGTGGATGCGATGACAGCCACGATCGAGAAAGTGGACTGGGATGTCCTTGAAACCATCACAAGTCGTATTCTGGACGAAGTTGACAATGTAAACAGAGTCTGCTTCGATATGTCACCAAAGCCACCGGCCACAATTGAGTTTGAATAG
- a CDS encoding ABC transporter ATP-binding protein produces the protein MEKKEKKQNGLSQSLGYAGSHKSLTILGCTLSAIAAVLGLAPYICVWLAARDALEVFPNLSAAPDLARYGWMAVWFSVANVLVYFAALMCTHLAAFRTARNIRNTLMRHVVQLPLGYFMGSQSGLIRKQVDENAGLTEDMLAHKLPDLTGAIVTPIVSVAVLFFYDWVMGLLCLLTMVLALVSMFVMMSGDNATFFHRYQLEVEKMSGEAVEYVRGIPVVKVFQQTVYSFKAFYNAIMSYSDLAGKYSMSCQKGQTFFLTCINGAFALLVPAALLMANRGDPVGVLVNFIFYALFAPACGGMINRIMYASDAVRQTDEAMFKLNRILEEKPLPEPTAPKKPQGASVEFQNVTFCYPGTENPALDHVSFSVPEGGTVALVGPSGGGKTTAASLIPRFWDVQKGSVLIGGVDVREIAKEELMQRVAFVFQDTKLFKKSLYENIRTSCPDAAREQVLAAAHAAQCDDILEKMPDGIDTVVGTKGVYLSGGEAQRIALARAILKDAPIIVLDEATAFADPENEYQIQKAFEKLTRGKTVLMIAHRLSTIQNADQILVLNEGQVMERGTQAELLWQEGKYAAMWADYSRAAQWKVGKEAAV, from the coding sequence TTGGAAAAAAAAGAAAAAAAGCAAAATGGTCTCTCCCAGTCCCTTGGCTATGCGGGCAGCCACAAGAGCCTGACAATCCTGGGGTGCACTCTTTCTGCCATAGCGGCGGTGCTGGGTCTTGCACCCTACATATGCGTCTGGCTGGCTGCAAGAGACGCTTTGGAGGTCTTCCCCAATCTGTCCGCCGCCCCGGATCTGGCGCGCTACGGATGGATGGCTGTTTGGTTTTCTGTAGCCAATGTACTTGTCTATTTTGCTGCGCTGATGTGTACCCATCTGGCGGCATTCCGTACCGCACGCAATATTAGAAACACACTGATGCGCCATGTGGTTCAATTACCACTCGGCTATTTTATGGGCAGTCAATCCGGGCTTATACGCAAGCAGGTTGATGAAAATGCCGGACTCACGGAAGATATGCTGGCGCACAAGCTGCCTGATTTAACAGGCGCAATTGTTACACCTATTGTCTCTGTCGCGGTACTGTTTTTCTATGACTGGGTAATGGGATTATTATGTCTGCTCACCATGGTTTTGGCACTTGTCAGCATGTTTGTGATGATGAGCGGTGATAATGCCACCTTCTTTCACCGTTATCAGTTAGAGGTGGAAAAGATGAGCGGCGAGGCAGTGGAATATGTACGTGGCATTCCTGTGGTGAAGGTATTCCAGCAAACGGTGTACTCCTTCAAAGCCTTTTATAATGCCATCATGTCCTATTCCGACCTTGCAGGCAAGTATTCCATGAGCTGTCAGAAAGGGCAAACCTTTTTCCTCACCTGTATCAACGGTGCATTTGCACTGCTCGTTCCGGCAGCGCTCCTTATGGCAAACCGCGGTGACCCGGTTGGAGTACTTGTTAATTTCATCTTCTACGCTTTGTTTGCCCCTGCCTGTGGAGGCATGATTAACCGCATTATGTACGCAAGCGATGCTGTACGCCAAACGGACGAGGCAATGTTTAAGCTCAACCGGATTTTAGAGGAAAAACCTCTGCCAGAGCCAACTGCTCCGAAGAAACCACAGGGTGCAAGTGTGGAATTTCAAAATGTCACCTTTTGCTATCCCGGTACCGAAAATCCTGCTTTGGACCATGTCAGCTTTTCTGTCCCCGAAGGCGGAACCGTGGCGCTGGTAGGACCGTCCGGCGGCGGTAAAACCACAGCAGCCAGCCTGATCCCGCGCTTTTGGGATGTACAAAAAGGCAGCGTTCTCATTGGCGGTGTTGATGTACGTGAAATCGCAAAAGAGGAACTGATGCAGCGTGTCGCCTTTGTATTTCAGGATACAAAGCTTTTTAAGAAAAGCCTGTATGAAAATATTCGTACCTCCTGCCCTGATGCCGCCCGTGAGCAGGTGCTCGCCGCTGCACACGCCGCACAATGTGATGATATTTTAGAAAAAATGCCGGACGGCATTGATACCGTGGTAGGCACAAAGGGCGTCTATCTTTCAGGCGGCGAGGCGCAGCGTATCGCTTTGGCGAGAGCAATCCTAAAAGATGCGCCGATTATCGTGCTGGATGAAGCGACTGCCTTTGCCGACCCGGAGAATGAGTATCAGATACAAAAAGCATTTGAGAAACTAACCCGAGGTAAAACCGTGCTTATGATTGCCCATCGTCTATCCACCATTCAAAACGCCGATCAGATCCTGGTGTTGAATGAGGGCCAGGTGATGGAAAGAGGGACACAGGCGGAGCTGCTTTGGCAGGAGGGTAAGTATGCTGCTATGTGGGCGGACTACAGCCGTGCTGCTCAGTGGAAGGTTGGAAAGGAGGCCGCAGTATGA
- a CDS encoding ABC transporter ATP-binding protein yields the protein MTKRLQHIFALSERGARDLVKSTLWTVICNIALMLPIGVVMATVQLLLNSTVTGESPLSHFWLYTGLSAALLVLLYVLHYFQYAALYNATFLESANRRIGIAETLRRLPLSFFGKRDLSDLTATMISDCAQLDQMFSHHIPVVIASCISTTIIGIMLFIMNWRMALAILWVVPVALVLTVGTKKLQDKYGSRSILKKRAVTDHIQEGLETIRNIKADNLEESYLAELNEKTQIAEQGCIQAELVGGSFISTAQAFLKVGLATTVLVGITQVTSGKLDFLFFLGFLFAAARIYDPISQTLQNIAATFNAKLYIDRMRAIQEEPVQSGTEHFTPDGFDIVFSHVNFSYQGDEEGVLKDVSFLAKQGEVTALVGPSGGGKSTAAKLAARFWDAGAGKITLGGVDVSSVDPETLLKYYAIVFQDVVLFRDTIMENIRLGRRGASDEEVLAAAKAAHCDEFVQVLPGKYETMIGENGATLSGGERQRISIARALLKNSPIVLLDEATASLDVENESAVQKALSHLLQGKTVLIIAHRMRTVAGADKIVVLEEGRVAEQGTPDELMKNGKFFRRMVQLQQETTAWTLGNNV from the coding sequence ATGACAAAGAGGTTACAACATATTTTTGCCCTAAGTGAACGGGGTGCAAGGGATTTGGTAAAATCAACGCTGTGGACAGTGATCTGCAACATCGCCCTCATGCTTCCCATAGGTGTTGTCATGGCAACCGTCCAGCTGCTGCTGAACAGCACAGTCACCGGCGAAAGCCCCCTGTCACACTTTTGGCTCTATACGGGCTTGTCGGCTGCTCTTTTGGTGTTGCTTTATGTCCTGCACTATTTTCAATATGCGGCGCTATACAACGCCACCTTTTTAGAGAGTGCAAACCGCCGTATTGGCATTGCCGAAACCCTGCGGCGCCTGCCGCTGTCTTTCTTCGGTAAACGAGATTTGAGCGATTTGACTGCCACCATGATTTCCGACTGTGCGCAGCTTGACCAAATGTTTTCTCATCACATACCTGTAGTGATTGCTTCCTGCATTTCCACAACCATAATCGGCATTATGCTGTTCATTATGAATTGGCGTATGGCGCTTGCCATCCTTTGGGTAGTCCCCGTTGCCTTAGTTTTAACGGTGGGTACTAAAAAGCTGCAGGATAAATACGGCAGCAGAAGTATTCTGAAAAAGCGGGCTGTTACCGACCATATACAGGAGGGTCTTGAGACCATTCGCAATATAAAGGCAGATAACTTAGAAGAAAGTTACCTTGCAGAACTGAACGAAAAAACACAAATTGCCGAACAAGGCTGCATACAAGCAGAGCTTGTAGGTGGTTCCTTCATTAGTACCGCACAAGCTTTTTTAAAGGTTGGCCTTGCCACAACCGTACTGGTGGGAATCACTCAGGTAACGTCTGGAAAGCTCGATTTTCTGTTTTTTCTCGGTTTCCTGTTTGCTGCCGCACGAATCTACGACCCGATTTCACAGACACTGCAAAATATAGCCGCCACCTTCAATGCGAAGCTCTATATTGACCGTATGCGTGCCATTCAGGAGGAACCGGTACAAAGCGGAACGGAACATTTCACCCCGGATGGGTTTGACATCGTGTTCAGCCATGTCAACTTTTCTTACCAGGGCGATGAAGAAGGCGTTTTAAAGGATGTATCCTTCTTGGCAAAGCAAGGCGAGGTCACTGCGCTGGTAGGACCCTCTGGCGGGGGGAAATCTACCGCTGCCAAATTGGCAGCCCGTTTCTGGGATGCCGGAGCCGGAAAGATTACCCTTGGGGGCGTAGATGTATCCTCGGTTGACCCGGAAACACTGCTGAAATACTACGCCATCGTGTTTCAGGACGTGGTGCTTTTCCGTGATACCATTATGGAAAACATCCGCCTTGGGCGGCGGGGCGCAAGTGATGAAGAGGTACTTGCCGCCGCCAAAGCCGCCCACTGCGACGAATTTGTGCAGGTGCTTCCCGGAAAATATGAGACGATGATTGGGGAAAACGGCGCAACGCTTTCCGGCGGGGAGCGCCAGCGTATCTCCATTGCCCGCGCATTACTAAAAAATTCCCCTATTGTTTTGCTGGATGAAGCCACCGCCAGTTTAGATGTGGAAAATGAGAGTGCAGTACAAAAGGCGCTTTCTCACCTGCTGCAAGGCAAAACAGTTCTCATTATCGCCCACCGTATGCGTACCGTCGCAGGTGCCGATAAGATTGTGGTTCTGGAAGAGGGCAGAGTAGCCGAACAGGGCACTCCGGATGAGCTTATGAAAAACGGCAAATTCTTCCGCCGTATGGTACAGCTGCAGCAGGAAACCACCGCATGGACACTTGGAAACAACGTCTGA
- a CDS encoding NAD(P)/FAD-dependent oxidoreductase: MYKILEPIQVGPMQLRNRVMYLAMAKGLSTPDNFITDRQIAYYENYAKNHVGLIVTGACITFPDYPSKLPMQPGIYDDKFIPGMKKLVDAVHSHGSKFLFQPWHPGITAYGCDATEVKAVADFSLEEIKELQNTFVQGAIRAQKAGADGVEVHIAHNYLLEQFLTPLFNKRTDEYGAQNMENGLRFTTELIGMIKKACGAGFAVTTKINGNDFNPEGMTAEKAAKAGPILEAAGADMISVSAGGGLTNILGMSADGRSPEGWKVPLAEAVKKSGVKIPVMATGSLRHPEYVEQVLAEGRCDMIGMGRGLLAEPEWVVKLEQGREREMHHCISCMHCMNPVLPGVSGCTVNPLALRELEDIVLKEDGKERKVAIAGGGPAGLEAAVTLAKRGFVPVIFEKKPEVGGMELIGSVPDGKSKLKWHIEYFRNEVERLGIQVNAGKEADGDDIAALDPYAVFVCTGSNPVIPGSIPGIKLPNVKEVRDILADFPEGKGKQVVIVGAGLVGLECGATYASRGNKVTIIDMLPPSDPAATSTEQMLAMGHAMAAGIDIRMKHKLLEITQDAVKAENLETGESVSIPADEVVLSMGVSANNGLYNTIKDRFDRIYNIGDSDKTGLIAEAVQSAFDTAAALD; encoded by the coding sequence ATGTATAAAATTTTAGAACCAATTCAAGTAGGACCCATGCAGCTGCGCAACCGGGTGATGTACCTGGCTATGGCAAAAGGGCTGTCCACACCCGATAACTTCATTACGGACAGACAGATTGCTTATTATGAGAATTACGCAAAAAATCATGTTGGCCTGATCGTTACCGGTGCCTGTATCACGTTTCCAGACTATCCGTCCAAGTTGCCTATGCAGCCGGGAATCTATGACGATAAGTTTATTCCCGGGATGAAGAAACTGGTAGATGCGGTACATAGTCATGGATCGAAATTCCTGTTTCAGCCCTGGCATCCGGGAATAACAGCATATGGCTGCGATGCTACAGAAGTTAAAGCGGTGGCTGATTTCAGCCTGGAAGAGATTAAAGAGCTTCAGAATACGTTTGTACAGGGAGCCATCCGGGCGCAGAAAGCCGGAGCCGATGGAGTGGAGGTTCATATTGCCCATAATTATCTGTTAGAGCAATTCCTCACCCCCCTGTTTAATAAGCGGACGGATGAGTATGGGGCGCAAAACATGGAGAATGGCCTTCGATTTACAACAGAATTAATCGGCATGATTAAAAAGGCCTGCGGAGCGGGATTTGCCGTGACTACCAAAATTAATGGAAATGATTTCAATCCCGAAGGAATGACGGCGGAAAAAGCAGCCAAGGCCGGTCCGATTCTGGAAGCAGCCGGAGCGGATATGATCTCTGTCAGTGCCGGAGGAGGGCTTACCAACATTCTGGGCATGTCTGCCGATGGACGCAGTCCGGAAGGCTGGAAGGTTCCGCTCGCAGAAGCTGTTAAAAAGTCCGGTGTAAAGATTCCGGTCATGGCTACCGGCAGCCTGAGACATCCGGAGTATGTGGAGCAGGTGCTTGCCGAAGGAAGATGTGACATGATTGGAATGGGGCGGGGGCTTTTGGCCGAGCCTGAGTGGGTAGTCAAACTGGAGCAGGGCAGAGAACGCGAGATGCATCACTGCATTTCCTGTATGCACTGTATGAATCCAGTATTACCTGGTGTTTCCGGATGTACGGTCAATCCGCTGGCTTTGCGGGAGCTGGAAGATATTGTATTGAAAGAGGATGGAAAAGAACGTAAGGTTGCCATAGCCGGGGGTGGACCGGCAGGGCTTGAGGCGGCTGTCACTCTTGCAAAACGCGGATTTGTTCCTGTGATATTCGAAAAGAAACCTGAGGTGGGAGGCATGGAACTGATTGGATCTGTTCCGGATGGTAAGTCGAAGCTCAAGTGGCATATCGAATATTTCCGTAATGAAGTGGAGCGGCTGGGAATTCAGGTAAATGCAGGAAAAGAAGCTGACGGTGATGACATCGCCGCCTTAGATCCCTATGCTGTGTTTGTGTGTACAGGATCTAATCCAGTCATTCCGGGTTCCATTCCGGGAATCAAATTGCCCAATGTGAAGGAAGTCCGGGATATTCTTGCTGATTTTCCGGAGGGCAAGGGAAAGCAGGTTGTGATTGTGGGAGCCGGGCTTGTAGGTCTGGAATGTGGTGCCACCTATGCGAGCCGTGGAAATAAGGTGACCATCATCGATATGCTTCCGCCATCGGATCCGGCTGCGACATCTACGGAGCAAATGTTGGCCATGGGCCATGCAATGGCTGCGGGGATTGATATACGGATGAAGCATAAGCTTCTGGAAATCACACAGGATGCGGTGAAGGCGGAAAATCTTGAAACTGGTGAAAGTGTTTCCATTCCTGCGGATGAGGTCGTATTGTCTATGGGTGTCTCTGCAAATAACGGCCTGTATAATACTATAAAGGATCGGTTTGACAGGATTTACAATATCGGTGATTCTGACAAGACAGGCCTGATTGCAGAGGCGGTTCAGAGTGCCTTTGATACAGCGGCAGCGTTGGATTGA
- a CDS encoding helix-turn-helix domain-containing protein — protein sequence MDAKKIGEFLKALRKDKGLTQEQLAEIICVSGRTISRWETGTNMPDLSILIQMAEFYKVEVKEILDGERKSESMDKELKLKSAARRRLIHI from the coding sequence ATGGATGCAAAAAAGATAGGAGAATTTCTAAAGGCACTTCGTAAGGACAAAGGACTGACACAAGAACAACTTGCAGAAATTATTTGTGTGTCAGGAAGAACAATCTCCCGATGGGAAACCGGTACGAATATGCCGGATTTAAGTATTCTCATCCAAATGGCGGAGTTCTATAAGGTAGAAGTGAAAGAGATTCTAGACGGAGAAAGGAAAAGCGAGAGTATGGATAAGGAATTAAAACTAAAATCAGCCGCCCGGAGGCGGCTGATACACATATGA
- a CDS encoding ATP-binding protein, with the protein MAHVIAVAGKGGVGKTTLCGLIIQYLCESGKSPVLAVDADANSNLNEVLGVKAGPTLGQVREEIERAGVDKDSPIPNGMTKADYLQMRLEDALTEEDDYDLMIMGRSQGQGCYCYVNGLLQAQIQKLQGNYPYILVDNEAGMEHISRGILPQMDTMIVVSDCSRRGVEAAGRIAALVHECHMKPKTMGLIINRAPNGELNQGIQDAIKEQGLTLLGIVPHDEAVYNFDCDGKAIVNLPKDSLVKKALTDIIEKLDL; encoded by the coding sequence ATGGCACATGTAATAGCTGTCGCCGGAAAAGGCGGAGTAGGTAAAACCACACTATGTGGATTAATCATTCAATATTTATGTGAAAGCGGAAAATCACCAGTATTAGCGGTTGACGCAGATGCGAATTCCAACTTGAACGAAGTGCTCGGAGTAAAGGCCGGTCCAACCTTAGGTCAGGTTCGCGAGGAGATCGAACGAGCAGGAGTTGATAAAGATTCTCCCATACCGAATGGGATGACGAAGGCAGATTATCTCCAGATGCGTCTGGAGGATGCACTGACAGAGGAGGATGATTACGATCTCATGATCATGGGACGTTCTCAGGGACAGGGCTGTTACTGCTATGTCAATGGTCTGCTGCAGGCCCAGATACAAAAACTTCAGGGGAATTATCCCTATATTCTGGTAGACAACGAAGCTGGGATGGAACATATCAGCCGCGGAATACTCCCCCAGATGGACACGATGATCGTGGTCAGCGACTGTTCAAGAAGGGGTGTGGAGGCCGCTGGCCGCATCGCAGCATTGGTTCATGAATGTCACATGAAACCCAAAACCATGGGGCTGATCATAAATCGTGCGCCAAACGGCGAGTTAAACCAGGGGATTCAGGATGCAATCAAAGAACAGGGACTTACCCTGTTGGGTATCGTCCCACACGATGAGGCAGTCTACAACTTCGACTGCGACGGAAAAGCAATCGTAAATCTCCCCAAAGATTCACTGGTGAAAAAAGCACTGACGGACATCATCGAAAAGCTTGATCTTTAA
- a CDS encoding TetR/AcrR family transcriptional regulator, translating into MQTKANATKNRILDCARSEFLSAGFAKASLRRIAAQAEVTTGAIYRYFPDKRALFTAATEEAVTQFEKLMAGMSDETVLAAGEGVSFGPRDSRENMATFYGMIYEYFDQFYLLLMCGDETGGRSFLHEFVKVEEESTLAYIGALKKHYGSDYEVDEVALHFLLEAYVSALLEPVRHRMSRKDAILHAQNLSVYFSVGWLGMERLLRGESEESLIP; encoded by the coding sequence ATGCAGACAAAAGCTAATGCCACAAAAAACCGAATATTGGATTGTGCCCGGAGTGAATTTCTGAGTGCAGGGTTTGCAAAAGCTTCTCTGCGGCGTATTGCTGCACAGGCAGAAGTGACAACCGGTGCAATCTATCGCTACTTTCCAGATAAACGCGCCCTGTTCACAGCGGCAACGGAGGAGGCTGTCACCCAGTTTGAAAAATTGATGGCTGGCATGAGCGATGAAACTGTGCTGGCTGCAGGCGAAGGGGTTTCTTTTGGTCCAAGAGATAGCCGGGAGAACATGGCAACATTTTACGGTATGATTTATGAATACTTTGACCAATTCTATCTTTTACTGATGTGCGGAGACGAAACAGGCGGCCGTTCTTTTCTCCATGAGTTTGTAAAGGTCGAGGAAGAATCTACGTTAGCGTATATTGGCGCATTAAAAAAGCATTATGGTTCCGATTATGAGGTGGACGAAGTTGCTCTTCACTTTTTACTGGAAGCCTATGTGTCTGCCCTCTTAGAGCCGGTACGCCACCGGATGAGTAGAAAAGACGCCATATTACATGCCCAGAACCTCAGCGTGTATTTTTCTGTGGGTTGGCTTGGCATGGAGCGCCTCCTGCGCGGCGAAAGTGAGGAATCGCTGATCCCTTGA
- a CDS encoding DUF2116 family Zn-ribbon domain-containing protein, which translates to MKKCKYCGREISNSFEFCCNKCENNYTKNIEKAEGKIKYFIIGIIIGFLVMIYGVLSNSDFIIGGGIIVMGIVAAVLPFVTPETGALLGYQKSRIAGRILGILLIVVGIWVGFV; encoded by the coding sequence GTGAAAAAATGCAAATATTGTGGCAGAGAAATAAGTAACAGTTTTGAGTTTTGTTGCAATAAATGTGAAAACAACTATACAAAGAATATTGAAAAAGCTGAAGGTAAAATCAAATATTTTATTATCGGAATAATTATTGGATTTCTTGTTATGATTTATGGAGTTTTATCAAATAGTGACTTCATTATTGGAGGCGGAATTATAGTAATGGGTATAGTTGCTGCTGTACTACCATTTGTTACGCCTGAAACGGGTGCTCTTTTAGGATACCAGAAATCAAGAATTGCGGGAAGGATACTTGGTATATTACTTATAGTAGTTGGAATTTGGGTAGGCTTTGTTTAA